In Deltaproteobacteria bacterium, a single window of DNA contains:
- a CDS encoding FGGY-family carbohydrate kinase, protein MKEKYVLAFDHGTSGMKSAIVDSTGQVLDFEFKDTPLYFSPNGGAEQDPQDWWEALLLTAKKLVKRKSVPPDQIVAIGISSTFSSTVSVDKDGKHLMNSLTWMDSRGAPFIQKHIAGFPEVNGLNVFKALKWISKTAGAPSPSGKDDIAHVLLTKHEFPEVYEKTFMFLPSKDYLNLRLTGQFAASYDSMHLFWVTNIKNINKMYYDDRLLKLAGIEKDKLPSMKQATDILGTVSAAVADEIGISRDVKVVMGSPDHQCACIGSGAVRDFEGHLYIGTSSWLECMVPFKKTDILHSIASFPTAIPGKYQCVNEQDLAGGCLTFLMDNILFYDSPQIPTVVPDAAYDALNKVAEQVPPGSDKLIFTPWLNGERTPVDDTLLRGGFHNMSKTTNRNHMIRAVLEGVAYNTRWMLHYIEKYIGRPLNPISIIGGGAKSRIWCQIFADVLQRDIRQVKNPIHANARGAAFIAMAGLGELTFEDVANRVQYDATFTPNPGNIEMYNELYKAFIKIYTTNKKIYQKLNCQ, encoded by the coding sequence ATGAAAGAGAAATATGTGCTTGCCTTTGATCACGGCACCTCGGGCATGAAGTCTGCCATTGTTGACAGCACGGGGCAGGTGCTGGATTTTGAGTTCAAGGATACCCCCCTCTATTTTTCCCCCAATGGAGGAGCAGAACAAGACCCACAAGATTGGTGGGAAGCGCTTTTACTGACTGCCAAAAAATTGGTGAAACGCAAATCAGTACCCCCTGATCAAATTGTGGCCATCGGTATTTCCAGTACATTTTCAAGTACCGTGTCAGTGGACAAAGATGGTAAGCATTTGATGAATTCCCTTACCTGGATGGATTCCAGGGGCGCACCCTTTATCCAGAAACATATTGCCGGATTTCCGGAAGTGAACGGACTGAATGTGTTTAAGGCTTTGAAGTGGATATCAAAAACTGCGGGAGCACCTTCTCCTTCCGGTAAGGATGACATAGCCCATGTCCTGCTGACCAAACACGAATTTCCCGAAGTGTATGAAAAAACCTTCATGTTTTTGCCGAGTAAAGACTATTTAAATCTACGGTTGACCGGTCAGTTTGCGGCATCATACGATTCCATGCATCTCTTTTGGGTGACCAACATAAAAAATATCAACAAGATGTATTATGATGACCGTCTGTTGAAACTGGCAGGCATCGAAAAGGATAAACTTCCCTCCATGAAACAGGCTACCGATATTCTCGGGACCGTTTCTGCAGCGGTGGCAGATGAGATCGGCATCAGCCGGGATGTAAAGGTGGTTATGGGATCACCGGACCACCAGTGCGCCTGTATCGGGTCTGGAGCTGTGAGGGACTTTGAAGGGCATTTATATATAGGGACATCTTCCTGGCTAGAGTGTATGGTTCCCTTTAAGAAGACCGATATTCTGCACTCTATTGCCTCCTTCCCTACGGCTATTCCGGGAAAATACCAGTGTGTCAATGAGCAGGACCTGGCTGGCGGCTGTTTAACTTTTCTTATGGATAACATTCTGTTTTATGATAGTCCTCAAATTCCTACGGTCGTTCCCGACGCCGCTTATGATGCCTTGAACAAGGTAGCTGAGCAAGTTCCGCCGGGCAGCGATAAACTGATTTTTACACCCTGGTTAAACGGTGAACGGACGCCGGTGGACGATACGCTGTTAAGGGGTGGTTTTCATAACATGTCCAAAACAACGAATCGTAATCATATGATTCGGGCTGTCTTGGAAGGTGTTGCCTATAATACACGCTGGATGCTTCACTATATAGAAAAATACATCGGCCGTCCCCTGAATCCCATTAGCATTATCGGCGGGGGGGCAAAATCGAGGATATGGTGTCAGATTTTCGCCGATGTTTTGCAGCGGGATATTCGACAAGTGAAAAATCCCATCCACGCGAATGCACGCGGAGCCGCCTTTATCGCAATGGCCGGGCTAGGTGAACTTACGTTTGAGGATGTCGCCAATCGGGTGCAATACGACGCCACGTTTACTCCCAATCCAGGCAATATCGAAATGTATAATGAATTGTATAAAGCCTTCATCAAGATTTACACCACGAACAAAAAGATTTACCAAAAACTGAACTGTCAATGA
- a CDS encoding FAD-binding protein: protein MPSKNEFDYDYIVIGSGFGGSVSALRLSEKGYKVAVLEKGKQWQKKISPRPIGIRKNTCGCLNWVATVTRC from the coding sequence ATGCCGTCGAAAAATGAATTTGATTATGATTATATAGTGATAGGTTCAGGCTTTGGGGGAAGTGTTTCTGCTTTGCGCCTGTCTGAAAAGGGGTACAAAGTGGCGGTCCTGGAAAAAGGGAAGCAATGGCAAAAAAAGATTTCCCCGAGACCAATTGGAATACGAAAAAATACATGTGGTTGCCTCAACTGGGTTGCTACGGTTACCAGATGCTGA
- a CDS encoding MFS transporter has protein sequence MNTKLEDETRGHESKSSGYKWIVFGVMFAIMGIVLGANWMVMPVLFTQMSETTGIALSAFQTIWALIPLAGILICLPAGLLADKLGVYWVIGTSLILCTVFGSLRGAFSSYAGIAAATFLWGGSSYVFMVNYPKVIGQWFPPNQLAAINGLVMAAYSIGAAVGMSISGTMISTAVGGWQNTYHFWAALTGLCTILWFVLVKEKRDAASDMGKSQEAIAAEASIGSLSMVGNILKIRDSWYLIAIFSLLMGGWIGLTGLFPSMMEQLGWPRADANNSMAVATVAMIVGCAILPTLSDWIGKRRWIFSVSMMLCGLATVMMFLAVKTPGNSMLWVSLTVLGFMAGAMPIILAIPVELKAIGIGLAGTAVGLMNMGSNITGFLFPLAGMSMLNIEPIWSGLLFGGVGFVLAGLLALMLTETGAKARSKP, from the coding sequence ATGAATACGAAACTTGAAGACGAAACCCGGGGGCATGAATCGAAATCATCAGGCTATAAATGGATAGTTTTTGGGGTCATGTTTGCCATCATGGGGATCGTCCTCGGAGCCAACTGGATGGTCATGCCGGTACTGTTCACGCAGATGTCCGAAACCACCGGCATTGCCTTGTCGGCATTTCAGACCATCTGGGCACTGATTCCGCTCGCCGGTATTCTTATATGCCTGCCCGCCGGCCTGTTGGCCGACAAATTGGGTGTCTACTGGGTAATCGGTACATCTTTGATACTCTGTACCGTGTTTGGCTCCCTGCGAGGGGCGTTTTCCTCTTATGCCGGTATTGCCGCCGCCACTTTTCTATGGGGGGGATCATCTTATGTATTCATGGTCAACTACCCTAAAGTCATCGGTCAATGGTTTCCGCCGAACCAACTGGCGGCGATCAACGGACTGGTCATGGCTGCCTATTCCATCGGGGCCGCTGTGGGCATGTCCATATCCGGCACGATGATTTCTACAGCCGTGGGCGGCTGGCAGAACACCTATCACTTCTGGGCGGCCCTGACGGGATTGTGTACGATTCTCTGGTTTGTGCTGGTCAAAGAAAAGCGGGATGCCGCTTCGGATATGGGGAAAAGTCAGGAAGCCATAGCAGCCGAAGCCAGTATCGGATCCTTGAGCATGGTCGGCAATATTCTGAAAATCAGGGATTCATGGTATCTGATCGCTATTTTTTCTCTGTTGATGGGTGGCTGGATAGGCCTCACGGGCTTATTCCCCAGCATGATGGAGCAATTGGGGTGGCCCCGGGCGGATGCCAACAATTCCATGGCGGTAGCGACAGTGGCCATGATTGTCGGCTGTGCGATTTTGCCCACGCTGTCGGACTGGATCGGCAAGCGACGATGGATTTTTTCAGTTTCCATGATGTTATGCGGATTGGCGACCGTGATGATGTTTCTCGCTGTTAAAACACCTGGCAATTCCATGTTGTGGGTATCTCTGACGGTTTTGGGTTTCATGGCCGGTGCCATGCCCATCATTCTGGCGATACCCGTTGAATTGAAAGCCATCGGTATCGGCCTGGCTGGTACGGCGGTCGGGCTCATGAACATGGGCAGCAACATCACCGGATTCCTCTTTCCCCTGGCCGGGATGTCCATGTTAAACATCGAGCCCATCTGGTCGGGTCTATTGTTCGGTGGTGTTGGTTTTGTGCTGGCGGGCCTCCTGGCGCTGATGCTTACGGAAACGGGAGCAAAAGCCAGGTCGAAACCCTGA
- a CDS encoding trimethylamine methyltransferase family protein, with protein sequence MLKTRNGGIKSVRFLTNADFLKIHEQSLCLLQEKGVGITHESALKNLADCGANVNFQTKNVTISAGLVEQALKTVPREITMAARSQERDIVLEPGGKMYTRNSGGMTQIVDIESGEIRDAVLSDTEDFTRLADALEHINVVAPLYPSDMPLEILELYTLKAMFKHTDKHISVRALNPGTFPFIVEMAGAVAGGSEKLRKRPIISILDSPISPLSFPDIFVDALYTGGEYGIPVEACSTPNIGATGPITLAGSLLLANVEQLATIVISQLAHPGAPLIWAPRFPAMDMSTGITGMLTEGALISAAAAQMAEEFYRLICDFHGPATNAIVAGSESVFQECIAAFVTSFAGRPALLCGAGALELGIIASFEDLVIADELFAVLKRSIDGIIINEDTLGADAIADVGIGGHYLGHEHTLKHLRDNRLNSFLLKPKTREQWVEQGSPSLVKRAGDKAREILKHYQPGKLDERTEKELNNIIHAAHKELSDN encoded by the coding sequence ATGTTAAAGACACGCAATGGCGGCATCAAAAGTGTTCGGTTTTTAACGAATGCGGACTTTTTGAAAATTCATGAACAATCCCTTTGCCTGCTGCAGGAAAAAGGGGTCGGGATTACACATGAATCTGCGCTAAAAAACCTGGCGGACTGCGGTGCAAATGTCAATTTTCAGACCAAGAACGTCACCATCAGTGCTGGCCTTGTTGAACAGGCTCTCAAGACAGTACCCCGTGAAATAACCATGGCTGCAAGAAGTCAGGAGCGGGATATCGTCCTGGAACCCGGCGGAAAAATGTATACCAGGAATTCGGGGGGCATGACCCAGATCGTGGATATTGAATCCGGAGAGATAAGAGATGCGGTGCTTTCCGATACAGAAGATTTTACAAGGCTTGCAGATGCGTTAGAGCATATCAATGTGGTGGCCCCTCTATACCCTAGTGATATGCCGCTGGAAATTTTAGAGCTGTATACGCTGAAAGCCATGTTCAAGCACACGGACAAGCATATAAGCGTGCGGGCACTGAATCCGGGGACCTTTCCTTTCATTGTAGAGATGGCCGGAGCTGTTGCCGGTGGTAGTGAGAAATTAAGAAAGCGGCCGATTATCAGTATACTGGACTCCCCCATATCCCCATTGTCTTTTCCCGATATTTTCGTAGACGCCTTGTACACAGGCGGTGAATACGGGATCCCGGTGGAAGCATGCTCCACACCGAATATCGGGGCCACCGGCCCCATAACTCTGGCCGGCTCCCTGCTGCTGGCCAATGTCGAACAATTGGCCACCATCGTTATCTCACAGTTGGCCCACCCTGGTGCACCCCTTATATGGGCACCGAGGTTCCCCGCAATGGATATGTCCACCGGCATTACGGGCATGCTGACGGAGGGTGCCTTGATTTCAGCCGCGGCGGCACAAATGGCGGAGGAGTTCTATCGGCTGATCTGTGACTTTCATGGTCCGGCAACCAATGCCATCGTCGCTGGCTCGGAATCTGTTTTCCAGGAGTGCATCGCTGCATTCGTGACATCTTTTGCAGGCAGGCCGGCCTTATTGTGCGGGGCCGGGGCCTTGGAACTGGGGATCATTGCCAGTTTTGAAGATTTGGTTATCGCTGACGAACTTTTTGCTGTCTTGAAAAGGTCCATTGATGGCATCATCATCAATGAGGATACACTTGGGGCCGATGCAATAGCGGACGTCGGCATCGGGGGACATTATCTAGGCCACGAACACACGCTGAAACACCTCAGGGACAATCGTCTGAATTCATTCTTGTTGAAACCCAAAACCAGGGAACAGTGGGTTGAACAGGGCTCTCCATCGCTCGTCAAGAGGGCCGGTGATAAGGCGCGGGAGATATTGAAACATTACCAACCTGGAAAATTGGATGAGAGAACAGAAAAGGAACTTAACAACATCATCCATGCAGCCCACAAGGAATTATCCGATAATTAA
- a CDS encoding anaerobic sulfatase maturase, with the protein MKPFSLLIKPTSADCNMNCDYCFYLDKRKLYPQSRAHRMPETVLEQLVKTYLKTDQPNYTFGWQGGEPLLMGVEFFKQVAGFQNKYARPGSLVSNGLQTNATLIDNTLAEFLASYCYLVGCSLDGPPELHNRFRKFSGGKGSHSIVLNGIRRLQHFGVAVNILTVVSQANVRHAREVYQYLVKRGFYYHQYIPCLELDPKGNPFPYSISGPEWGRFLLEVFDAWYPNDIHKVSVRHFDDILNKRYDGSITACSLSNNCCQYFLVEHNGDIFPCDFFVRQDLKIGNIMDTSWEEALSSSIFQDFGCQKSVVATECKSCVYLDLCQGDCLKHRGYLVKTGGVSHFCEGWLNFYHHTSSTFNKLIEEIRSG; encoded by the coding sequence CAATCCAGAGCTCACAGAATGCCTGAGACCGTGCTCGAGCAATTGGTGAAAACCTATCTGAAAACCGACCAACCGAATTATACCTTTGGATGGCAGGGCGGTGAACCCCTCCTGATGGGCGTCGAATTTTTTAAACAGGTTGCCGGGTTTCAGAATAAGTATGCCCGCCCCGGCTCACTGGTTTCAAATGGCCTCCAGACGAATGCAACCCTCATTGACAATACCCTGGCAGAGTTTTTAGCGAGCTACTGTTATCTGGTAGGTTGCAGTCTCGATGGCCCCCCTGAATTACACAATCGATTCAGAAAATTTTCAGGCGGTAAAGGCTCTCACTCGATCGTCCTCAACGGAATCCGGAGGTTGCAGCACTTCGGTGTAGCCGTAAACATTCTTACCGTGGTCAGTCAGGCCAATGTGAGACATGCCCGTGAGGTTTACCAGTATCTTGTAAAGCGAGGTTTCTATTATCATCAATACATCCCGTGCCTGGAATTAGACCCAAAAGGCAATCCTTTTCCCTATTCAATCAGCGGACCTGAATGGGGACGGTTCCTACTGGAGGTTTTTGACGCATGGTACCCGAATGATATTCACAAAGTTTCGGTGCGCCACTTTGATGATATTCTCAATAAACGTTATGATGGTTCCATAACGGCCTGCAGCCTCTCTAATAATTGCTGTCAGTATTTTCTGGTGGAACACAACGGTGATATTTTTCCATGTGATTTTTTTGTCCGGCAGGATTTAAAAATTGGCAATATTATGGACACAAGCTGGGAAGAGGCCCTTTCTTCGTCAATCTTCCAGGACTTTGGCTGTCAAAAATCAGTAGTGGCAACAGAATGCAAATCCTGCGTCTATCTTGACTTGTGCCAAGGCGACTGTTTAAAACACCGCGGTTATTTAGTGAAAACCGGTGGCGTCAGTCATTTTTGTGAAGGTTGGCTGAACTTTTATCACCACACATCAAGTACTTTTAATAAGCTGATTGAGGAAATCAGATCCGGTTAA
- a CDS encoding integration host factor subunit beta yields MNKLEVIQTICAQNGLSKAEATRIVSVFFEQMSAALERGDRVEIRGLCSFYVKDYPGYSGRNPKTGVTVEVAPKKLPFFKCGKELKDRMNK; encoded by the coding sequence ATGAACAAACTCGAAGTTATTCAGACCATTTGTGCTCAGAATGGCCTCTCCAAAGCCGAAGCGACAAGAATCGTATCTGTCTTTTTCGAGCAGATGTCAGCTGCATTGGAAAGAGGGGACCGCGTGGAGATCCGTGGTCTATGTTCTTTTTACGTTAAGGATTATCCGGGTTATTCTGGTAGAAACCCTAAGACGGGAGTAACCGTGGAGGTCGCGCCGAAAAAACTGCCATTTTTCAAGTGTGGAAAAGAACTGAAAGATCGGATGAATAAATGA